The following is a genomic window from Amaranthus tricolor cultivar Red isolate AtriRed21 chromosome 10, ASM2621246v1, whole genome shotgun sequence.
atgattcaaataagatttcactttttatatttttcttcaacatattagctgcaatatataaaataatcttgaacaatgaacattgttAAAAATCGTTGTGCAGCGAGTATTTGGAGCAAGTATTAAAATAAGACACCGTTCACCACCAGATATGACCTTACATTTATGGAACGATAAACGATGGTGGTTGAGGCGTATTTGGGCAGAACCGAAGACGACGAAATCCCTCCCAGTTTCAGTTGAACGTCATGAGAGAGAGGACTAAGATGAACGTCATGAGAGAGAGGACTAAGATGAACGTCATGAGATCAGGATTGGTTGTCTTCGGAGCACTTGCATTTGGTTACTTGACTCTACGTATCGGCTTCAAACCCTTCTTAGAGAATGCTCAACGAACTATGGATTTGGAA
Proteins encoded in this region:
- the LOC130826326 gene encoding uncharacterized protein LOC130826326 yields the protein MRERTKMNVMRERTKMNVMRSGLVVFGALAFGYLTLRIGFKPFLENAQRTMDLESESQLELQRSKSQSNQQSHFPDSSSTVRD